The region GAATCAAGGGTGGCAGACATGAGCTGGCAGTTTTACAAATGCAAGTCAAGCTTGGGAACTACTGGAGTTACTTTACAATGATCTGGTGAATGTGTAATTGCAGCCTCAGGACAATGCTAAAGCAGCAGGTGGGGTTCAAACAGCTCCAACTGTGGGAAGGGAAGGGCAGGAGAGTGTGGGAACCCAGCAGGGCTTGAATCATAGGCCCACAGCCTGCCTGGCTCTGACCTAGCAGCCTTTATTCATCCCTCCAGGAAGTCTCTATTATTTTGATTTGTCTGAATCACATGATTGCTTGGAAGCAGATAGCACTAAACCTGAGCAGCAGCCTAAAGTTAGCAACCTGTTGAAATTCTGAAACAATAAAGCAAACATAGTATTATTTACCAGTATTTAGTAGTTTATTTTATTGTCTAAATCTTAAATCCTTCAATATTAAGTGAAAAGACTcagaatatttgaaaagaaaactggcaagggagaggaaaaggataaaatagagaaataaggaaaatgtttTCTTACATGAACTTCAGGGAGAAAAaacttaatttatataattttattatataatgataccattatttattattattctattATCATAACTACATACTATTATTGTTATCTATAATTTACCTCTGTCCTAGGTAAATATGATGATAATTTTTAACTGACAAAAGTCCAGTGAAATAAAGACAATTCCTAAACAggtaatattatttttcataatgaaataaaaattcattttaaacataaagtgatctaagattttaaaaataggttCTCCTTTCATTGATTTCCTAGGCTTACCCTAACAAACTGTCacaatttggtggcttaaaatgacagaaattGATTCTCATAGTTTTGAAAGCTGGAAGTATGAAATTAAGGTGTTGGGAGCtatctggaggctctgaggaagAAACCattccatgcctctctcctagcttctggtggctaaCTTGGCATTCTTTGGCCAATGGTTGCTTTCCAATTTCTGCTTCAGTTGGTCTTCATGTGGCATTTTCCTTTGTCTCTGTGTCTCAAATCTCTTTTTACTTGTCTTATAAGGACATGTGTCATTGGGTTTAGGACACATCCTAAATCCAGTACAATTTATCttgagatccttaatttaattacatctgcaaagaccctatttccaaacaacATCACCTTCACAAGTACTGGAGATTACGAATTTTACATATCTTTTTGGGGTACACTACACTTCCCGGCCCTATTAAAAACACTGAACAAGTGTGTGAAGAATATTGGCCTGGAGTAGGACCCTGTTACTGCTTGCTTGGATGTCCGTGTGCCTCATTCCATCCATTCGTTCCCAGCTTCTTGCCTGCAGCTTACCTCCAGCCACTCATGTGGACGGTAGGGGCCCTGCAGAAACACCCTGAGTCTCATGAACAGCCAAGTTGCCAGAATTTTCCTGTTGTCCTTGCCCACTGCCCACTGAGGGGTGACCAAGGAGGGTGGCATTCTTCCCAAGTTCTGCTAACACCCTACAAAGTTCAACCAATGCAAGAAGAGAACAGTGTAACTCTTTAGATCACTATTTTCTGTTGGCCACCACACCTGAAGTTTTGTAATAGACTTTCtctattttcaataaatttttctttaaaaaatcattaaacatttttcttacagcatggttttaatttaaaaagtcattgaaGATATTTTTCTTACAGCATTAGAACTGCAGGAAAATCCAAAGCCTTGGCAACACCAAGGTAACAAAAAAGGTGAGAGGCATGGGGCTATTTCTAAAGAAAGCTTCAGAGCTTATCGAACATTAGCCACTCGAGATTAAACTCAGAAAGATAGCAGGACAGCTTTTTCTTACCCTGTTTCTTTCCTACTCCATTAATTTTTAATCCTTGTGTCTTTCCTTCTTGCAGGTCTcaggacaatttaaaaaatatttcatctatATTTGACTGATAACCATCTCTCTCTCATGACTTTCATAAAATCCAGAGTTTGGCTTCTTATATTAAATTTTGTTGGCATTGTTGAGCGCACAgtttataaaaatgtcttttcttgATGAGAAACCTGTGGAAGGAAAACTGGTGTTCACAACTCTTCTATCCCAAGCAAAGAAAGCCTACAAACACAGTAATGTTTCGAACCTGAGTTTTAAGTTATGAGACTTGAGACTTTAAAACAGAGGTTTACAAACATTTTTCTGTAAAAgaccaggtagtaaatattttaggcactGTGGGCTAGTGGTCACAagtactcaactctgctgttgtagcatggatgccggggttcttgtttgcagaatcAAAGAATGAATTTAGGAAACAGtcgaggtaggagagcaagggagaggcttttatttagagacacagtgagaggacagacagagctcctggcatgtgCCAGAAGGGGACATGAGAGCCCGTAGTGgcgcattgtctaggggatttatcgGCAGTTGAGAGGTAaagagctagggatgcagacccactaaatggtctctaaatgtttatctttgaagagacactaaatttcttatcagttttccagactattttgcagttaacataagaaatttactgctttgatcttttctcagaatagcagtttcttgCTTTGGGAGTATATCAAtcaaggctgcttgttttgctttcaaggtgagctgagttattgacttgattagggctgaaggaggaaaagcagcattcgggtaaagttaaagataaactggactTTTTAgcagctaaagtaaattttacaatagcctcatttaattgacacaaacaagacacgggctatgttgaggtattttcttatttggGGAATGTTCAAACATTCTAGGCTGTTACTCCTggttttttagttttaactaatcttcactgaagaatgcttatatgcctagtttgatattttagagaattaatgtgactctgactttgcttaattgtttaatatggagttttggtaggggtctttttcaagaggccctcaccctactctgactacacccacggtccctgtctcagcatgAAGGTAACCATGGTTAACTTGTAAAAGAGTAAATGGGGCTGTGTTCCAATGAAACCTTATCCACAGGTGGTAGCTGGATTTAGTACACAGATCGTAGTTTGTCAACTCCTGTTATAAAATGTTAACCAATTCTCCATGTTTCTAGTACAACTGTATATCCATATGGAAACATTAGGGAATTTAGTATAATTTCAGATTCTTTTTCATAATATTGGAAACTTTTGGATGTCTCTTTCATTTACCATCATATACCAAGTACCTGCCACAGGGATCTTCCATTTAGAAGGTACTCGAATGTTTATTGCATGAATAGCAAATGAGCAAGGCCTGAGCTTTCCTAGCATGCCAGTCTCCACAGAGTGCCCACCAGGCCTTGTTCAGCTCCAATACACTTCTAATTGCTTAGCTGAAATATCTCAAGTTCAACATGCCAAAACATTGAAAACTCTTGAGTGATGGGGCTCACCTCTCTCCTCTGTAGGAAAGTTATAAGTTCTGTACTTCTGTTATGGATCAATATAGTCACAATACCTTTCTGTAGGAAGACAACTGATATCTACATCTGAATCTATTCTGTCTAATTCTATCTATATTAATCAATCAGTGGTTCATTAGTAACAATGAGGATGATGAGACTCTGAAGCAGTAGGGGCCAGTGGTAGCACTTTACTGCCAAaagcctggaggtggggtggggggattgCAATTACCATAACAATAGGCAAAGTTGAAGGGCATCTAAGGTGGCTTGACCTGGCAGAGAGTTGTGGAGATGATTAATGGAACATTGCATCCCCAGAGGTAAAATAGATGAATAGCCAATGAGGATGCTGTTTAATGTATACAATCAAAGAAAGTAAGAATGGATGAGCAGCAAGCTGAGGGTGGTCACCCCTATGGAAAGTCAGGATCCTTTGCTCAGATCCCAGACCTTGGCCAGTTTTCAGACCCAAAAATCACTGGCTGAAAAGGTGGCCACGTCCACAGGAGGAAGAATTTTGAAAACCATGGCAAAAATATATTGTATTGCTTTCCCTCATTTTCCTCAAAAGAAACCAGTGTAATTTACTTGTGAAAAAAACACACAACAGAAAGAGGATTATCCAGATACTTTGAGGATATTGGGTCTGAATTAATAATGATTCATGGAATTCCAAACCACCACATTGGAGCGGAGGTATACTAAACAGAACCCAGGACAAAGTCTGGCTCTCAGCAGGTCCAGTAAGTCTGAGGGCTTACCCAGTGATCACTTCCCCAGCCCCTGAGTGTATAATTGGGGTTGGCATACTTGGCTGTTGGAGAAATCCCCACCTTGAATTCTCATTCAAACCAAATGAGAGCTATCACAGTGAAGAAGGTGAAATGGGAGCTTCTGAAACTGCATCTCTGCACCCCCAtcctccctttccccacccctttaTCAGTCCTGGCTAAGATGGGGAGTCAAAAAATCTTGCATTTGGTGGTAGTGGTGGAGAGCAATGGCAGAAATTAATGCTACTTTAAGGAATCTTAAGAAAGCAGGGCATGCTAGTCTATATCATAGCTTCATTTAATTCACCAGCCTGACCACTGCAGAAACCAAACAAATCTTGGAGACTACATGACGGTAGGCTACTGTGAATTTGAATAATCTGATGTGGCTACTGTGCTAGATGTTATCTTTTCTACAGCAGATTCATATATCCTCAGTACACGGTTTGTAGACTTTGATTTGGCATTCTGTTCTATCCCAATTTGGAAAGGCCAGAAACTATGTTTACACGAAACAGGCAACAGTGTATATTTACAGGTTTGTCTGGAGGCTATGTTACCTTTTACTCTCTATCATAACATAATCACATAAGATCTGGACTGTCTGGATATCCTGTACAACATCATGTACATCAGAAGGATGAGCAAGAAGCAGCTAGTATACTGAAAGGATTGGTAAAATGCATGGATTAGAGTGTGGGAGTTAGAGTTGGTGGCAATTGAGGGAACTTCCTCTGTTGTAAAATGTTTAGGGATCCGTCTGGGTCAAGGGCAAGTGAGGACGTCTCTTCCAAAAGATAAATTGCTGTATATTGCTTTTCTAtcacaaagaaggaaacaaaattccTGGTAGGTTCCCTTGGCTTATGGTGGCAACATATTATAGGAATATGTTGGTACAGTATCTAGGAATGTGCTCCAGCCTGTATACTGGGTGGCATGAATAGCTCCCTGCTTTGAGTGGGGACTAGAGCAGGAAGTCAGGCTGTGCATGGGCAGCTCTCTGTTTGGGCCATGTGATCTGACAGACCTTATGCTGCTGGAGGTACTAGTCATAGGAAAAGATGCAGTGTGGCCTACAGATGAAGTCATAGTGGGAGATCACAACACAGACCACTGGGATTTTGGAGCAAGGCCATGCCATCTGCAACAGAAACTTGCATGCTTTCTGAAAGTAAATTGCCAGTGTGTTACCAGGGCCTAGTGGAGACAGAATTCTTGATTATATGACACCAAATAACCATGCCTCTAGAACTGTCCATTATGAGGTGGAGTCTGTCAGACCCACAGAGTCATAAACTCAGGTAGGCCCAGCAGTTGACCAAcataagattgaaattgtgcatCTGGAGTCAAGACTAAgcaagaccagaagacacaaagTAACTGCATGAGCAGGTTATCCAGACCCCCATGTCTCCTACCATAGGTGTACCAACAACCCTCCCTTAGATCATTTCTAGGACTCTGTGGGGGTCCCATGTGACCAGCTGAAGGAATAGGAAGTCTGAACATGTTTTATGGATAGGTTGGCTCAGTGTGTGTAAACAAACTAAAAATGGGCAGTGGTTGAATTATacttggggtgggagggggctggAACAACAGTTGTGAGGAAAAACTGTCCCAATGGACAGAGCTCAGAGCTGTGCACCTGTTACTCATTTTTGGTGGAGGGAGAAATGGTTTGagaagagaatatattcatgctGGTGGGTAGAGGAAAGTGTCTGATACGCTGGTCAGGGGTCTGGaaggaaaaatactgaaaaattggagaaaaaaatgtctgACTTAGAGGAATGTGGATGTACTTAAGGGAATGGGCATAATGTGAAGGTTTTGACTCGCATATTAATAGGCACCAGGAAAACACCATCACAGAAAAGGCAATGAATAACCAGGTAGACACATGACTAGGCCAGTGTAGCCTTTGAATTGACACAACAAGCACATGAACGGAGGCACGTGATCAAGGTCTTGCCTGAGCCGTATTCTGCTGATACCTCTTAAACTTTAACTCACCAGCAATAGAGACCAACATGGAGCTCCTGACACTGAGAATATGACATGTTCAAGGAGATGATTGTCAGTAGGTAACTTCCTGATTTTGGAGGATCCATGTGCATCCAGCTCATGAGGCAGCACACTTGATATTTTCTGGAAAAATCCTAGGAATATTAGTAACTTCAGTGCCTCATTTTAATACCTTTAGAACCATCAGTGGTGGGTCATTTCCTGGCTTCAGCCTCATGCCTACTCAATTGAATAGGAATAACTCTATAAATTACACACATTCATATAAAAAAACCTGTAATGTTAAATTGCCTAatacaggaaaggaaaacaaacagaaacaaactatGCTATCTTTTCCAACCATAGTTAGGAGATCAAATCAATGTTGTATGAAAAATTGCTTAGCCTCCTGTTAGGTGTACAATACCAGTTGCTTTATAAATGTTAGCTGAATAATAATCAGAAAGACCATTGGCCTGGATAAGTACCTTTACAGATATTTTTTACAGATAGTGGAAATTTAACATGAATGGGAATTGTTATAAAATGCtatatttcctttcctgttttaaatgaattttatgaTTCCAGTTTTTCTTAGTAATGCTGTGTCAATATATGGACATGAAGCAATGCCTAGAATTAAAGTGATGCTCTCAGGGTTGATGGCACGTGTAAGACTGTGCTTATCTTTTAACTTGAACTCTGAAGTCTCCTTTTTAGTTGGTGTATTTACGAttatatttcttgtcttctgttcTGATTATTTACAGATATCAGAGGACATCAGTGTGTTACAGTCAAGGTTGAAAGGAACAGAACCTGGTCTAAATTAAGAGGAATTTCCTAAGAAGATATTTGGTGGTCTCATGGCAGTGACAACTCTCTAAGCTTATGGGAAATTGAGCTGGCATCTGGAAATATCAGTAACAAGgctgtgcgtgcatgtgtgtgtgtgtgcatgtgtgtgtgtggcacaaTCTCTTTTTCCTCTGCTCCATTTTCTtgctcaacatgcacaaggcttAAAATGATTGTTCTATGACTGCCCAAACTTAACTTTTAAATTCAAATGCCAAATACCATCTATGAAGTCTTTCTGGGCTTCAGTGTAAATTATCAAGAAGGAGAATAAGATAAGATCTCTAAACAGCCAATAAATTGGCTTTTTCTAGATCACCATtggtcagagacagagaaagatctGGAGGATAGGGATCATATGGCATAAACATAGCTGCCAAGGTCCACCTCTTGTACACGTCTCTGGGTGTGGAACAGTTCTTAGGGAAGGAACTAGAGAGAGTTTGTAACATCTAGTTTTGATCctaaattagaaatggaaaaattatatCTAGTCCTGCTAAAAATGTGCATTTCCATTTCATCCTGATTTACTTACCTTGTAGAGAGCTTTCCTGCTTTAGATGGTACTAAGGGATGATGACAAGGATTAGAGTCCTTTACTTTTCTCCCTGATTTTTCTGCACTATCTACCAGAGTTGTATTTTAAGAAGGTTCCAGAACTCTTTCAGCGAAACCAACATATTTATTCATATGACgctatttttctttaagaaaaaaatagcttTGGAAGAATGGTTGATCAGCTCCAGGGAACATGGAAATCCATTTCTTGTGAAAATCTTGAAGAATATATGCAAGAATTGGGTGAGTCATGTTTATTTGCACATCATAGCCAGTAAAAATGAGAGTTGTGATAGCATAGAACTTTCTCTGTATAAAACCAGATTAATCTTAACCCCTCCTATTTTTCACATAGAAACAGTAAATATTAATTCAGCACCTAAATACAGCTCTGTGAAACACTTGGGTGGAATTGACATAATCCTTGCTCTCACATAACTTGACATGGATAAAACATGCATGTGCCATATACTAACAAAGCAAGGGatttcaataaataatttaaaataaaaagtcacaattatgttttaaaaattagcattttGTGAACATTTGCTCTAAATCTTTAGAGAATCTTCAGAATAGGTCTTGTTTCCCAGTTCTGACAGCTGCTGGCATGCCTTGGCATTTGGCCCCAGCACTCCAATCTTTGCTCCTCTTGTCACATTGCCCTCTGCTCTTCTTTAGTCTAATAtccatcttcctcctcttctaaGGAAAGTTTTGTCTTATAAGGAAACTCGCAATTACATTTAGAGTCCACCTGGgtgatccaggataatctccctatctcaAGATTCTTAAATTAACCGTATTACAAAGTTCACTTTGGCATATAAAATAACAttcaggttccagggattaggagaTGACTATCTTTGGGAACCATTATCCAATTCATCACATATTGTCATCATTTTTCACAATATGAATTCCATGAATCATATTACAGTATTTCCCCAATTTATCTTCTCTTAGAAATTAAACATTGGTATTGCTGTATAGGTAATGCTATTTCTATAGAAAATTCTCCTCAATGTACTGCATAAAGCTGTGTGTGGAAGAggttcactacagcattatttgtaataacaaaaatggaaacaaactaaatgcCCATTAATAGGGGGACAGATGAAATAAATATTAGTATATacatactatggaatattatgtaACAATGACAAAAACTTACATCTGTATGTACCGAAATGGAAAGTCTCCAAGATGTATAGACATAAGGGAAAAGCAAGttaaataacaatttttaaattagaacatttatatatttttaaatcctatacatagtggtgatggttgcacaacattataaatgtacttaatgccactgaactgtacacttttaaGTGGTTAAAGCTGTCaactttatatgtattttactacaaaaaataatagaaaaaagcaaaaaaatatatgcatacatataaaaAGGTAAGAGATAAAGATCTGGAAGAATCCATGCCAAAGTATTTTGTCTGTGTGTAAATGagtccattttaaaaatacagatgtggTTCATAGTTTTAACCAAGATTTTAAAGGGATCCATGGACCAACAGCAATATGAACTACTGGACCAGAGAAACATGACAATCACTAGACAAAAACTAAAGCCtaatttttttctgcaaaaaataATCTGTTTTAGCATATAATGGTGGTGCTACTAGCTTTAGATATTTGAATTCATGCAGTATTAAACCTGTTTAACTCACAAGCCTCCTAGTTAACCAAGAATGATACAGCTAACGTGAGTTCTTGGAGCCAACAACAGACTTAACCATTGTGTCCTTTCACCTGGTTTCCAGGAATAGGAAGAGCCAGCAGGAAACTTGACTGTCTGGCAAAACCCACTGTGACAATCAGTACCAAAGGAGATGTGATCACTATAAAAACCAAAagcatctttaaaaataatgagatcTCCTTTAAACTGGGAAAAGAGTTTGAAGAAAGCACCCCAGGTGATCATAAAACCAAGGTGAGGCCTTTAACAGTCTGCCAGATAAATTTCATAAGAATGTTAATTTGAAACCATTGTTTAAGTAACTAAACAATTATAGCAAACTTATCTAAAGTCTATATTAGGTAGAGTTCGGCTAAAATCTAGATCTGAAGATCTCAAATTTTAATATACATACAAAGCCCCTGGGATGCTTTCTAGGTATGTGAAAAATGCCTACTTCTAGGTCTCATCCCCAGGGGCTCCAATGTCTGGGGTGGGCACctgaaaattttacttttaacaaCAATGCTGATGCAGACTTGGTGGAACACATTGTGAGAATTGTTTCCTTAGATCATTCTCTAAGAAACAAAAGTTCTGCCTTTCCATTTTATAGCAGTTTTCCACACAAAGAATTACATGAATAAAACTTGTATTAGCTGGTATAGATAAGGTTATGCCCTAATGACAGATTAACCACCAACTCTCAGTGGTTTGACAATTGCAATTTATTTCTAACTCATGGTACATATTCAGCATTGTGGTAGAGCTGGGGAAGTTTCGGGAGCTATGAGGGGAATAGCAGGAAATAGGAGCATCAGCTATCTGCCTCTCTTAATTTCTCAGAGGCCCAGGCCAATGCAGGTTCAATTACCTTGGAGCTGGGCCATCTGGAGCTTTTGATATCCTCAGTCAACAAGATAGGGATACAAGTGGGCTTTGTATTGCCTCAGCCTGCAAGTGACACACACTGTTTTCATTCTCTGTACAGTCTCCAACTAGAatatataatttacttaaaatatacaatttatttatattttatgttaatattGTCTGATCCCCTACACCAGAATGTAAGATCCTAAATGAAAAggtttcttatctgttttgtttcacAAGACCCAGTGGTTGTTACATaacagttgctcaataaatatttgtcatttgaatgaatgaactcaAAATTATATGGACAGTGATGTCCTGATAAATGGAACTGAACATCACATTAATGAATCATTGCTAAATAATATTGAGACTTCAAATTCCTGTACAATATAAAATGGAAGGTTTATTTTGACCAAAAACTTTTAATAAAGATGTCtgtactaaatttttaaaaatctactagaATAAAAAGCCTAGGAAATATAGGGGAGTAGAAAGAAAATTTGGTGACCATCATCTCTGCCACAGAACAGAACAGTAAATAATCTTAGTAGAAGTCCCAACTCAGTGGAAGTGTAAGCTCTGGGATGTATGCATCCCAGTAATTATATAATATGATATTGCAGTAGAGTAACATTTATACAGAGATATCTCTAAATTCTGTGGCTTGTAATATAATGAGAAAGGTGCAGACATGACTCAGGACTGCCTGAGTGTGAATCCCACCAGTGCCACCAACTAACCATGTGACTTTTGCCAAGACATGGAGCCGTGTTGGCTCAGCctttcatttataaaagaagaTAACAATAGTACTTGTGTCATAAGGTTGTTGGGAGGACTACATGCATTAATATATGAAAACCTCTTTGAAGGTTGCCTCACACAATAGTGTTACATAAGTGGTAGCTATTTTCATAACGTTGTTAGGAGGATTACATGAATTAATATATGTGAACCTCTTTGAAGAGTGCCTCATATAATAGCATTACCTAAGAGGCAGCTATTGCTTTTgtgattattattatcattatctttTATATTGCTGGGGTAAGAAGAGGAAATCTTTGAAGTAAATAAGAGCTTACAATGAGAGTTTGAATTACTATCACATGTATCTTTAAAGTTGAAACTTGTTTGTGACTCTTTATGCAAAAAGATAATACTTTGCCTGTgagtaaaatatgaaaatgaaagtttTTACTCTACAAGGCAATATTACCATTTTATTCTTATAAAAGGTTTTTCCCCCAGAAGAATTAGCCAACAAATTTGCTGTTGATAAAGTCTTAAGTGGAATTGTAAACACCATTCTAAAAGTACCTGAATATCACAACTGAGAAGAATTTGGTGCCTGGTAACATTTTAGTGTTCAAATGTGACAATCTGAACTGAATttggttttgcctgtttttcaGAATAGGGTAACCTTAGATAACGACTCCTTGATTCAGGTTCAGGACTGGGATGGCAAAGAGAGCACCATAAGGAGAAAGTTGGTGGGTGGGAAGATGGTGGTGGTGAGTGAGAtgtttgtcattattttttcacCTACTGTAATACTGATGTATAAAATCACTAAAATAGCTTGTTTTAAAGCAATGGAAGtgaatgtaatttttctttttctcttactttatAAGAATGGGGGAAACATTGGCAGGTAAATGTCTGatcataaatattataaaatatgtgtGAACTGGGGAACTAAAAAACTGAAAAGATTAGAAAAATTCTGTTGCCTAGTTCTTTGACTTGTGCATAAGCCAAAATAAGCATGTATTGTGCAATCAAGATTTCGGCAGGCATTGAGAGTTATTGCTAATCCTCTGCTCCATCTCCATAACAGGATTAATTTCTTGTTTTCCAGCTCAACACCAAAGAAACATATGAAAAGGACATTTAAGGGGGGGTGTAAGGCTTAAGTAGTGTCTAGTTGGTGTATAGATGAGTTGACACAAGGAAAAACTAACATTTATGTGATTACTATGCTCCCtgctttcatattttatttacccAATCCTCTCAAATAATCCTGTAAGATAAAATTTCCCAGCCCATTGAGCGAGTGAGAAAATTGAGATTTAGCCACTGACTTACCTAAGGATAATCTGCTAGAAATATGTGGTGGTGCTGAGATTAAAATCCAGGTTGATTTAATTCCAAGTCTTTACTGTTTTGACTCCATCCTGCTCCCTGAAAGGATAGCCTCCCAGGTCACCTATATCATTTCTACAGAGTAGAGGAAAATATGTCAATGATTCTTCTCTTCCCAAACCCCCACCTCCACCAAAATGAGTAAAAAGGTAATTTTggacataatatataaaatatctaagaGAATATGCAAGAATTGTgtggaggtaaaaaaaaatttatcttcatttcttaatgtaggatatttttttctttcaacaatgaAAAGTGCTTTTTCTTATAAAGTAAAAAGCAGAAGACTAAGGATAATTGATTTTATTGTTTCTTATATTGACATTAACCATCAAACAGGTTTTATAGTTTATTAGGAAGAATATTAGATTCAGAATCCAAAGATGTGGATTTCCAGTTCTGCCATTGAGGACTTATGTGACTTGGACAAGTCATTCATCCACTTCAAAATTCAGTTTCCTTGCTTTAGACATAGAAATGTCTTTACAATTTTTTAAGAGAATTAAATACCATCAGTGCTCAGTATATATCAGTGCTTTGGAAACCATAAAGTAGTACAGTTGatgtaaattattattatttgaaaaatgcAAGGTATGTAAAGTAGCAAAAATGCTTCAATGtaggcatttaaaatattttaataaaaacattaaattccAAACTATATGTCTTGTTtggggcatatatatatatatatacacaaatacatatacacacacatatatacacactatatataacatatgatttgccatatatatatatatatatatgtatatatatggctAACAAAGAGTTGCTATCTGTAGTTGTCTACAGAGATCTCTTTTCAAGATTTTTAAGAAATGTGTATATGGATAGTACttagtttgcatttttctaaatgtCACTTTCACCATAATAATACTGAAATATCTCATCCTTCATTTGTCTTCTAAGAAAGTGCCGTGAACAGTGTTACCTGCACTTGGACATATGAGAGAATACAAACAAACTCTGTCTCAG is a window of Manis pentadactyla isolate mManPen7 chromosome 3, mManPen7.hap1, whole genome shotgun sequence DNA encoding:
- the FABP12 gene encoding fatty acid-binding protein 12 encodes the protein MVDQLQGTWKSISCENLEEYMQELGIGRASRKLDCLAKPTVTISTKGDVITIKTKSIFKNNEISFKLGKEFEESTPGDHKTKNRVTLDNDSLIQVQDWDGKESTIRRKLVGGKMVVVKSAVNSVTCTWTYERIQTNSVSDSQALPNCDPNC